The DNA sequence ctgtgtaGGCTCACCTGCAAAGTAAGTGTAGGCTGTGTCTTGCAGGTAGGTGCCACAGCCAAAGTCGATCAATTTGGCCTGCCCGCTGGCCAGGTCAACCAGGATGTTCTCTGGCTTGATGTCGCGGTGCAGGACCCCGCAGCTGGTGCAGTGCCGCAcggcctccagcacctggcgGAACAGCTCCCGCGCCACCTCCTCGCACAGGAACCCCCGTGCCCGAATGAAACGCAGGAGGTCCTGAGAGCGCTCTGGCCGCTCCAGCACCATCACGATGCTGTTGGGGAGCTCGagccactccagcagctgcacgACACCAGGGAAGCCGGTGGacaccttggccagcagcacgaTCTCCAGGGGTGCGCTGCTGCCGTCGGGCTGCGGGAGGAGCACGATGCCGTCAGCGGGGGCCGATGCCGTGCCAGGCCTGGGGAAGCCCTCAGCCAGGCCGGGATGCTCTGCGCCCTGCGCTGGGCCCACGCCCGCTCCCCCTCCAGGCGTCCTGGCGCCTTCCACCCTGCCGGCCGCCGCCTCATCcccgcccggcacggcccggcttCTGCCGCTGGCCCCGCTCACTCACCAGCTCGTCCCAGTGCCGGATGCGGTTCCGCGGCACCCTTTTGATGGCCACCTGCAAGCCAAGGGCACCAGCGGGCTCAGCTCGCCGCCCGCCCTGCCGAGacccagcctcctcctcctcctcctgctgctgcgCCTCGTCCTCCCCCTCCGCGCCCTCCTCCtgcgcccgccgccggccccgccgctcaccGGGGCGCCGTCCGAGAGCCGCGTGGCCGAGAAGACGCTGCCGAAGCCGCCGCGCCCCAGCAGCGAACCCACCCGGTAgcgctgcagcagagcctcctgcGCCTTCCCTGCGGGCGGGACGCGGCTGTCAGCGCTCGGCCCGGGGCCAGCAACGGCCCCCGAGCGCCCCTCAACCGCCCCGGGCCGGCCATCCCCAGACGTTCGCTCTTTGGAACGGGACACGGGAggctcggggccggcggccgcgctgccgagCGGCGCAGCTCGGGCCGGGGAAGCCGCGGCGGAGGCGGAGGGAGCGGCCATGCCGCGTGTGTCCTCCGCGGGCTccgggaggggccggggccggggccagGCTCGGGTCAGGCGGAGCCAAAGGGCGGCGAtgccgccccagccccaggcgCTGATGCCCGCCCAGCAGCGCCACCGCCAGTACGGCCAGAGCCGGGCGGAGGCGAGACCGCGGCGGGACGGCTGGGGCCGGGGACGGGGCAgccccgcccggggccgggggcgggccgggggcatggcccggccc is a window from the Motacilla alba alba isolate MOTALB_02 unplaced genomic scaffold, Motacilla_alba_V1.0_pri HiC_scaffold_28, whole genome shotgun sequence genome containing:
- the LOC119696280 gene encoding serine/threonine-protein kinase pim-1-like; the protein is MAAPSASAAASPARAAPLGSAAAGPEPPVSRSKERTSGDGRPGAVEGRSGAVAGPGPSADSRVPPAGKAQEALLQRYRVGSLLGRGGFGSVFSATRLSDGAPVAIKRVPRNRIRHWDELPDGSSAPLEIVLLAKVSTGFPGVVQLLEWLELPNSIVMVLERPERSQDLLRFIRARGFLCEEVARELFRQVLEAVRHCTSCGVLHRDIKPENILVDLASGQAKLIDFGCGTYLQDTAYTYFAGTLSYSPPEWTRLGRYQGEAAMIWTLGILLHQMV